The Desulfatibacillum aliphaticivorans DSM 15576 nucleotide sequence CGGCCTGGATTATTGGGAAAAGGTTCGGCTGCACACCTGGGGGTCGTTTGACGAGTTCTCCGCCAAGATGCAGAATGCTCCTGACGAGACCCTTTTGTTCTCCAAACTTGGGGCGCGTCCGTTTTGGGACATGCCCTCTCACATGACCCGTTTGTTTTTGGTTTTGGGCGCGGAAACCCGGGGGCTGCCCCAGGGCGTTCTGGACCAATACCCGGGGAATGTGTATCATGTGCCCATAACCAATGAGATTCGCAGTCTGAACCTGTCGACCACGGCCGGCATAGTCCTTTATGAAAGCATGCGGGGGCTTCCGCCGGGGCATGCTTGGAAATAAGAAGACGAACAGGAGCCAATGCGTTTTGAGTACAGCAAATTCCAACACACAGCCGGGCGCACACACGAAAAGCGCCTGGGTGCAGACAGTTGAAATACCGGCGCCAAGCCTGGAAAATAATACCGCTTTCGTAGAACGTTTATGCAGCCAGTTGGAAAAACCCATGGGCGGCATGAAAATATCGGTGGACATGGAGGTGTTGAAGGCCCTCCCGAAAATTCTCCGGACCGGAGAAGGCGCCATGGATTGCACGCTTTTCGGCCAGGGCGGGGAAGCGGTGCTTGTGGGGGTTGCGCCCAAAAAGGCCGGCCCCTTGCCAGGGCTCGCCGTGGACCTGGGAACCACCCGCGTGGTTTTGCGCTTGGTGGACATGCGGACCGGACAGGTGTTAAAGGAGTCCTCCTTTGACAATCCCCAGGGGCGGATAGGGCCTGACGTGCTGGCAAGAATTCATTACGCCGAGCAGGAAGGCGGACTGGAGGAGTTGCAAAGCCACATTGGGCAAGGCATCAGCCAGGAAGGCGCCCGTCTGGCCGCCGCTTGCGGCCTTTCCCCCAAGGACGTTTATTGCGTCGCCGCCGCCGGAAACACAGCCATGACCCATTTGCTGCTGGGGGCCGATCCCTATTGGATCATCCGGGAGCCGTACACCCCCATGGTCAACAGCCCCGGTTTTCTCAAGTGCCGGGATATTGGCCTGGACTTTGCCAAATCCGCCAGAGTCTATGTGTTTCCCAACGTAGGCAGCTATTTCGGCGGAGACCTTTTGGCGGGAATTCTGTCCTCGGACATGTACTGCAAGGAAGACGTCTCCATGTTGGTGGACGTGGGCACCAACGCGGAAGTGGTGGTGGGCAATAAGGACTGGCTTATGGCTTGCGCAGGCGCGGCCGGACCCGCCCTGGAAGGCGGGGTGACCGCCATGGGCATGCTGGCAGGCCCCGGCGCCATTGAAAAAGTCCGCATAGACCCCAAAACCCGCGAGTTCGTTTTTCAAACCATTGGGGGCATCAAGCCTGTTGGCATTTGCGGCTCCGGCGTCATCGACCTGGCCGCCCAGCTTTTTTTGGCCGGCATGATCGACCTCCGGGGCAAGCTGGTTCCCTCTGCCTGCGAAGGACGCCTGACCGAACAGGACGAAATTCCGGCATTGATTATTGTCAGTAAAGAAGACTCCGCCAATGGCCGGGCCTTATTGTTCTCCCAGGCCGACCTGGACAGCCTGGTGCGCTCCAAGGCCGCCATGTACACCATTTTGCGCACCATCACCAATACGGTAGGGCTGGCGTTCACCGACCTGGCCGAATTCAATATTGCAGGAACCTTCGGCTCCTACATTGATCCTGTGTCAGCCATTACAATAGGCATGATCCCCGATCTGCCCCTTTCCACCTACAAGGCCTTGGGCAATACGTCCCTGGAAGGCGCCACCCAGGTTTTGCTTCAACGGGAAGCCGTGGGAGTTGTCAGGGAGATTCGCGAAAAAATCACCTATATGGAGCTGAATGTAAATCAGGAGTTCATGAACCGCTTTTCGGCGGCCAAGTTCATCCCCCATACCAATCCGGCTTTATTTCCCTCGGTGAAGATACCGCAATAAAGCCATGGAAATCCGCAACGATCCGGAGCCATGAAAGGATGCATGATGTCATTGCTTAGGAAAAACTCTCGTTATTATCTGGCGGCGGCCGTCGTAATGATTTTCGCCCTGCTGCTTCCCTCCGCCCTCTGGGCCGCCAAGGCCCAACAACCGGTCTGGCCCCATGAGAAAAGCGACCTGCCCCCCG carries:
- a CDS encoding tRNA (cytidine(34)-2'-O)-methyltransferase, with the protein product MERHIVLVEPEIHWNTGNIGRTCLGAGADLHLIKPLGFSLDSSHVKRAGLDYWEKVRLHTWGSFDEFSAKMQNAPDETLLFSKLGARPFWDMPSHMTRLFLVLGAETRGLPQGVLDQYPGNVYHVPITNEIRSLNLSTTAGIVLYESMRGLPPGHAWK
- a CDS encoding ASKHA domain-containing protein, which produces MSTANSNTQPGAHTKSAWVQTVEIPAPSLENNTAFVERLCSQLEKPMGGMKISVDMEVLKALPKILRTGEGAMDCTLFGQGGEAVLVGVAPKKAGPLPGLAVDLGTTRVVLRLVDMRTGQVLKESSFDNPQGRIGPDVLARIHYAEQEGGLEELQSHIGQGISQEGARLAAACGLSPKDVYCVAAAGNTAMTHLLLGADPYWIIREPYTPMVNSPGFLKCRDIGLDFAKSARVYVFPNVGSYFGGDLLAGILSSDMYCKEDVSMLVDVGTNAEVVVGNKDWLMACAGAAGPALEGGVTAMGMLAGPGAIEKVRIDPKTREFVFQTIGGIKPVGICGSGVIDLAAQLFLAGMIDLRGKLVPSACEGRLTEQDEIPALIIVSKEDSANGRALLFSQADLDSLVRSKAAMYTILRTITNTVGLAFTDLAEFNIAGTFGSYIDPVSAITIGMIPDLPLSTYKALGNTSLEGATQVLLQREAVGVVREIREKITYMELNVNQEFMNRFSAAKFIPHTNPALFPSVKIPQ